From the genome of Setaria viridis chromosome 1, Setaria_viridis_v4.0, whole genome shotgun sequence:
CGTTAAACAACATGACGCTGACATGTTTCGAACTTTAAGCGTTTTTGCGACAAGCATGGGCTGCATACTGAGTTACTGACTACGTACTAGTGAGAAACTTCAACGGACAAGGCCCTCCTCCCGTGATCACGTCACGTCCTCCTCGAGACAGACGCGGAGCACAGTGGAATACAGACTCGTCTCACGTGCGTACGCGTCCGAAACAAGAAACGCCACCAAATTTCCCGCTATTAGTACTCGCAACTCGCACGGCAGCCAATAACGCGAGAAAGAAAATCTCCTTGCTTTCAGTGCCCAGGGCAAGGCAAAGCACACACAGCCACAGCTGCCCGGGGAGGCAGCATAATCAATCGGCGATGTGACCCCAATCCCGACGCCTGCCCTGTCTGCCCGCCCGCCATACCGGGTTAATTTTCTTCCAGATGAGGCTAGGTTTTGGCCCCGCTAGTTTCGTCACGTCTGTTTGACCCGCCGGCCGGGACGGGCTagctcgccgcgccggccaGCGAAACCCGCCGGCACTTTCTCCCGTGCCGGCTTTCCGGGGTTTTGTGTTCCCGGGGACGGCGTCTCTTGTGGTTTGTTTTTGAGGTTCCGCACGGTCAAAGCTTCGCCTCGGTTTGGATTTTAATTGGACCGTTGGATGGCGACATGGACTTGTGTGGGGGCAGGGTGGAGTGGAATGGAGAGGTCTATTCCTTTCCTGTTGAGCTGTGCGTCCACGAGCGCCCTCGGGCATCGGTGCTCTCTCCACTGCTGTCGTGCGGAGTCGCGGGATCAGGGAGGTGGTCAATCCACGGAGGAATCCCAGGTTTGCTGGGCATGTGTTTGGTGTGCCTGTGGCTGACTGGTGGGGCCGCGCAACAGCAATGATTGATGATTAATACTAACTCACCCATGAGCTCTGGTGAGTGGATTGGAGTACTGTCTACTGAGTTACTGTTCTCAGTGTCACCAGGCGGTGTGGTTCTGCGGAGTGCCGATGAACACATAGGTAGGGACGTAGGGTCCCGAGGTGGCGCCGTGGCGGAGCTTCAAAGGAGCTGGGAGTGCACTGCCAAGCGCTGTAGTAGAGCAATTCTTCgcagaaaaaaaatactgaGCAATTTGTATAACACACGAAGGCGTGGCTTCAGTTCATTTTTTGTGAAAACTTTCAGTTCAAAACtgggcaaaatggaaacatCGATGGCTTACGAGTGGGCACCAAAGATGGGGCTGGGAATTCGGCCTGCTGTAAGAGGCCCTATATGGGCTGGGTATAGTACTGAAATCCTCCTTATTGACTGGGCCAGCAGTTTTATAGGCCGGGCCTAAAAGGCAACTCATCAAAACAAAATCTTTCAATAAAAAGCGGACCATGAACTCGTCTTAGGATGACACTTTCCCCATCTCGCCAAGCTAGATCATGAACAATCATCCATTTTCCTTTACGAGTGTTCTTGTACGATCCTTCTTCGTATCCAGGAAGCCTTCGGCCCGATTAAAAAACATGCAGAAATCAGAAATAACTTGAACAACGAAGCGATTGGAGACGGAAGAATCCATCAATAAGCAGCAAATTAAGATTAGAAAATTAGAAACTTATGAGAGGAACGATGATCCGGCGATCCCTAACCCTTCGGATCGGTCCGGATCGAGGAGATCGCTGCCATACTAGTACTAGTTGTAGTAGAGCTCGAGCCCCATGCCGTCGTGGATCTCGTAGTCGGCGAGGGTGATGTGGTCCTTGTAGATGGTGTACCACTTCTGGATCCGGATCTTCTCGGCGCGCGTGCCCGtctgcgccgccaccagccGCTTGAGGTCGCCGATGGTGTCGTCCTCGTTGCACTTGACGCGCACCTTCTTCCCCAGCCGGTCGTTCAGCACCACCTCGATCATCTTCGAGCCccaggccctcctcctcccagcagcagcagccgacggcgacggagaGGAGACGTGCGTTTCGCGATAGATGCCGCCGAGCGATCGTGGAGTTCTTATCAGGGGCTGGTAGGTCGGTTCGCTCGGGCCTCGGCTCAGCGCTGCCGTGTCAAACTGCGTTCCGGCTCTGCCCGGTTGTCCTCAACTGCTACGCGgattattctttctttcttttgctcTCTTACCGTATTCCGCACGGATTCTCACCGCCTCGGAATAGAAAATCCCGCGTGCCTTCGAAAACGAAGGCGTGTTTTTATCACAGCATCGTCATCTCCGTCCGTACCGAGGGAACCTGCTGCGAAACAGGGGAAACGATCCATTCCAAATGGACCTGGACACCTGGTGATGGTGGCATCAACACTATCATGGCGTTCTCGGTTTGGGCCAAAACAAGATGGGTACGGCCCAGTTTTTATTGTTTTATACACATGGTGCCCGTTTGGCCTACACACGGATGGCATTACACTATTATTCTACTTGATCTTGTCATCAATGTCTAAAGGCGTGTCTCTGTATTTGTCGTGGAGGGCACCAATGTTTCACCGAGATACTTATATGTCAATTTTGTTTATAATTACTTATATGTCACTTGATCACCAAATACTCCAGCACATATCTACATTATGGCTTACATATTTAAAGGGAATGGGCCAATAAATCTTTGAGACTAATGAAGTTTCAGGTGTCTCGCTATCGACAGATGCATCGCTCTCACACGCACCTGTATTGTTGGGCCGGAAACTCAAATCCAAGTACCTAGCCTTCATCTTAGAACCCAACTAATTGAACTATGATGAGCTCGCGCGACAAATTGTTTTATGATAAGgcagaaaagaaaacaataacGTACAAGTTCATCAAACTATAAATACAAACCAATGGGCACAAATTGGCAATCTACTAGTGTTTTAACGGGAACAAACTAGCAATCTATAACATTATAAGCAATGGGTGCAAATTGGCAATCTAATATCTcaatacaatagtgttaaaaaaAAGCCACCACGTTCGTTGAGAGGATCTTGAAATTCCCACGttaattagaaaaaaaagagaagaatacaCACCGTTTGATTTTATGAAGATCCAACTGTCCAGATTAAACAAAAGGTCTATGGGAAATAAAACTTATATATAGATAAATTTGGaattaaaaaacaaaacaatatGATGATATCTTATATTCCCAATACTTCCAAAAATCTATACGGCTGATCtttattttttgaaagaagACGGCAGATCTTTATGGACCAAGTTCCATTGCATGCCATCTAAAGCAATTTCATTTGCGTTTGTTTAATCTTCCATACACTCCAATCCAACTTCTATAAGACATTGTATATTTGTATGGGATGGAAACATGTCCGTGTTAGGAAAGATGTTTCGTGTCTGCGTTAGGAAAAAGATGTTTCTCAATTAGAGGAAAGAAAACATCGTGACCAGACCTTCAGCCTCGACATGAAATCGATCTGTGTCTCGGTGCCATTGATGCACACAATAAATGACTAGAAGCAAAGGTAGGGATCGGATAAAGCCATATCTGCCCTATGACCATGTCATGTCTAAAGTAGGGATCAGCAGGGACCTATGGAGGACCATGAAGCACAGTCGTAACCCAGTTGTCGTTCTTTACATCACCATGACGCCCTCTGTCCGCCACAGATCTTCAATCCCGCCTGCAGGCCGACAACCGATTATCAATTGTGACTAAGCGAGGCACGAGTGGCGCTCCAGTACGGCTTGGCTCAAGGCTGTTGTGGGCGCTGCCGCCGACGGTACCCAGTGCTGGAGACATGGTTGGACAGTTTTAGGGGAGAAAATCGAACACGACAACTTCAGCTCCGTGTTCCAATCCAGTGTAGAGAAAACGATGCAAGCATCGATCCGCAACAACTAAAGATCATCACGCATGAGGATGGCGTCGAGCAGGCCGTCAATGTGGTTGAGCAGGCCAAACTTCTCGAAGACGAGGTCGAAGAAGGTACACACAGATGGAAgttggactctttttttttaaggaacagGAGGGTGACCCCTACTGAATTTATTAAAGAGTTAAACAAATGCAAGACAAACCTGAAGTAAAAGAAAATAGAGacaaaaacaaaggaaagaaagagaggaaaaaggGTTCAAGCAACAGGTTACAAAGCGTCTACCCAGTCTAACATAAGGGATTGCATTTGGGTCCTGGCCCTATGAAGGGCCACCAGACGAAAATCTGAAACAAATTTCCTTgtgacgtccctgatcgtcggAGCAGAATTATTGAAAGTCCAGTCGTTTCTGGTTGTTCAAATACTCCAAGTCATGAGAATTATGATTTCCATAAAGAATGGTAATTGTAGCTGTCTTCGAATGGTATTGAAAATGGAGGTGATTGATCTGGTGGAAGGGTATTTGATGCCAACTGAGCGCCAACAGGCCTTAGATGTCAAGTGTGATAGGGATATGACTGTGGATATTGATCATGGCAAATTGGCGAGAGTCAGTGGCGTAGGCAGAGGAGGGACACTGGGGGCCAGAACTTCCCTAAGCTATGCAAGTTTCCactttaaaattcaaatttttgaccaaattttgaAAACAACACTAATGGCTCCCCTAACAAGATATATAAAATTCCAGTTTAGCAAGAGTGGCAACAGGATGGGAAGGAGGATCAACAAAAGGATCGGTGCCATGCGCCATGGAACTGGAGGAAGATGAGTTCACCATGGAGGACGGTAGACTGCGGAAGTATAAGAGAAGAATCGAGATTTTACTAATACCATGTACTAAGAGCTAAATAAGGCAGGACGCGCAGATTGTATTCACCACCACTGCGTAGTACATATACAGCCAGAGGAAGTGATCGTGGGTAATGATCACTCGATCATTTCGTATCAAGACAGAGCAAGCAGGAAATATATGTTTACATGATAGATTCGAGTAGTCGTGCTAACTAAATTACCAATCATAACAACCTAGACCAGGTCTTCTACAGAGAAGAATATTCAATTGGATATTATGTGATGGCGTCAGCTAAATGGTAGCACTGCACAGCTCGAGCGGATTAGCTACTTCGTAAAAGACAATAAAGGGTGTCAAATAAATGGGGCACAACCAATTCCATCTCCATTCCTTTGAATTAGTATACA
Proteins encoded in this window:
- the LOC140222945 gene encoding ubiquitin-like protein 5 — translated: MIEVVLNDRLGKKVRVKCNEDDTIGDLKRLVAAQTGTRAEKIRIQKWYTIYKDHITLADYEIHDGMGLELYYN